A stretch of the Proteiniborus ethanoligenes genome encodes the following:
- a CDS encoding S-layer homology domain-containing protein translates to MKKLMGILIIGLILCLSLGVYAMDFNDLPKNHWAYESVQWAVEVGLVKGYTDGTYRPKNEITEQEFVSILARFTYKGDLTQLESPSGSHWAEGYYNYLSEYGLTLKGYNDLKMRNITLNRGDIARLVAQKNGFNLTERQAIYYMYENDISNGLLSGELTFESYGADKAVNREQIPAFFKRLAEKGHTKFMGKTSEVVGNEIGGIVGVPQDKTEITDKMFDDLAKEKGITNPTKPSGTLSGKIANGDFSGGKSIADKHGLKFAGFDSGFELKNKDDNKTIFAYDQGSREGLFLISMANYDKQMLTDTLKLTGKFSDNEITKVIEIIDKEHFKNKVPQFYEISKDKLVEPSGGITGKLRLQFGVNN, encoded by the coding sequence ATGAAAAAATTAATGGGAATTTTGATAATTGGTTTAATCTTGTGTTTGTCATTAGGAGTATATGCAATGGATTTTAATGACCTTCCAAAAAATCATTGGGCTTATGAAAGTGTACAATGGGCAGTAGAAGTGGGATTAGTAAAAGGTTACACAGATGGTACTTATAGACCTAAGAATGAAATAACTGAGCAAGAGTTTGTTTCTATATTAGCTAGATTTACATATAAAGGGGATTTAACCCAGTTGGAAAGTCCATCAGGCTCCCATTGGGCAGAGGGATATTATAACTACCTAAGTGAGTATGGGTTAACATTAAAGGGTTATAATGATTTAAAAATGAGAAACATTACACTTAATCGTGGGGATATCGCAAGACTAGTAGCTCAAAAGAATGGGTTCAATTTAACAGAAAGACAAGCAATTTATTATATGTATGAAAATGATATATCTAATGGATTGCTAAGCGGTGAATTGACTTTTGAAAGTTATGGTGCTGATAAAGCAGTAAACAGGGAACAAATCCCAGCATTTTTCAAAAGATTAGCTGAAAAAGGGCATACAAAATTTATGGGTAAAACAAGTGAAGTAGTAGGAAATGAGATAGGCGGAATAGTAGGTGTTCCTCAAGATAAGACAGAAATAACAGATAAGATGTTTGATGATTTAGCTAAGGAAAAAGGAATTACTAATCCAACTAAACCATCTGGAACATTAAGTGGTAAGATAGCAAATGGTGATTTCAGTGGTGGAAAGAGTATTGCTGATAAACACGGTTTGAAATTTGCTGGTTTTGATTCAGGGTTTGAACTTAAAAATAAGGACGACAACAAAACAATTTTTGCATACGACCAAGGCTCTAGAGAAGGGTTGTTTTTAATAAGCATGGCTAACTACGATAAGCAAATGTTAACCGATACTTTAAAACTAACTGGGAAGTTTTCAGACAACGAAATAACAAAAGTAATAGAAATTATAGATAAAGAGCATTTTAAAAATAAGGTACCACAATTCTACGAAATCAGTAAAGATAAACTAGTAGAACCATCTGGGGGTATAACAGGAAAACTGAGATTACAGTTTGGGGTGAACAATTAG
- a CDS encoding toprim domain-containing protein, with protein sequence MASIYEIGYAPWDYTDFLISLVENSDITLEELIEFKLLGSKDTDNFTRTNVYCTLKNRITIPIIENGRIVGIIGRDIDENSISKYMKVGYTDYWNGILWQDGERLDGYLQGDILHIIEGQIDAITVKQCGIDNIWSVNGVHSLTPRVVEKIKKMSPDKIYIHLDWDSTGEKAETQWAEKLGHRCYIVPSLSGLTDNEGKEKRY encoded by the coding sequence TTGGCTAGTATTTATGAAATAGGCTACGCTCCTTGGGATTACACAGATTTTTTAATATCTCTAGTAGAAAATAGTGATATTACCTTAGAGGAATTAATAGAGTTTAAATTGTTGGGTTCAAAAGATACAGACAACTTTACTAGAACTAATGTGTATTGTACTCTAAAAAATCGAATTACTATTCCTATCATTGAGAATGGTAGGATTGTAGGGATTATTGGTAGGGATATAGATGAAAATTCTATATCAAAATATATGAAGGTAGGTTATACGGACTATTGGAATGGTATTTTATGGCAAGATGGAGAGCGGTTAGATGGATATTTACAAGGTGATATTCTTCATATTATTGAAGGACAAATAGATGCCATAACTGTAAAACAATGTGGAATAGATAATATTTGGTCGGTAAATGGTGTTCATTCATTAACTCCAAGGGTAGTAGAAAAAATTAAAAAGATGAGTCCTGATAAAATTTATATCCACTTAGATTGGGATAGTACTGGTGAGAAGGCTGAAACTCAGTGGGCTGAGAAACTGGGGCATAGGTGTTACATTGTACCGTCCTTAAGTGGATTAACTGATAATGAAGGTAAAGAAAAAAGATATTAA
- a CDS encoding tyrosine-type recombinase/integrase: protein MVSKTVKFKSRPPVLTNDEDKTTMLLEDFFKIHDSFINFKVLEGLTPRTLEDHKYFMKFFKDYVVSSCWSMEDQQVEINIFRGYIADMITVKEYAPCTINLRIRPLKCYLKWLYDEGYISINYSNKIKLVRVPQDTIQPLSDKNVKKLLKQPNKETYAGYRDFVLMLLILDCGIRIGEALQLKINDIDYKLGLVNIQSEVSKTRTFRQIPISNKVAKLLEDLRTISIDNNSEYLFLSTYGGPIKPDNIAYNFRKYGRDAKIDAKCTPYVLRHTFATNAVKENMDIFTLQRIMGHSALETTRKYIQLNNKDLKNNHNQKDFISKYL from the coding sequence ATGGTTAGCAAGACTGTGAAGTTCAAATCAAGACCACCAGTGTTGACGAACGATGAGGACAAGACCACCATGTTGTTAGAAGATTTCTTTAAAATACATGATAGCTTTATTAACTTTAAGGTATTGGAAGGACTAACACCTAGAACATTAGAAGACCATAAGTATTTTATGAAGTTTTTTAAGGATTATGTGGTATCGTCATGTTGGTCTATGGAAGACCAGCAGGTTGAAATTAATATATTTAGAGGGTATATTGCGGACATGATAACAGTAAAAGAATATGCTCCTTGTACTATTAATTTAAGAATAAGGCCATTAAAGTGTTATTTAAAATGGTTATATGATGAGGGATACATAAGCATCAATTATTCTAATAAAATAAAACTTGTAAGAGTCCCTCAAGATACTATTCAACCCTTATCAGATAAAAATGTAAAGAAACTATTAAAACAACCTAATAAAGAAACTTATGCAGGGTATAGAGACTTTGTACTAATGTTATTGATATTAGATTGTGGAATAAGAATAGGAGAAGCTCTACAGCTTAAAATTAATGATATTGATTATAAGCTAGGTTTAGTAAATATACAATCAGAGGTTAGTAAAACGAGGACTTTTAGGCAAATACCTATTAGTAATAAGGTAGCTAAATTATTAGAAGATTTGAGAACAATTTCAATAGATAATAATAGTGAATATTTATTTTTATCTACTTATGGTGGACCAATAAAACCTGATAATATAGCTTATAATTTTAGAAAATATGGTAGAGATGCTAAGATAGATGCTAAATGTACCCCTTATGTACTACGCCATACCTTTGCTACTAATGCAGTTAAAGAAAACATGGATATATTTACATTACAACGTATAATGGGTCATTCAGCTTTAGAAACCACAAGAAAGTACATTCAGCTTAATAATAAAGATTTAAAAAATAATCATAATCAAAAGGATTTTATATCAAAATATCTATAA